A window of Xylophilus sp. GW821-FHT01B05 contains these coding sequences:
- a CDS encoding alpha/beta hydrolase, which translates to MPAPGELYTVGGRKMHLQRSGPAPASATQPTLVIEAGGGCASPLYARLQKALAAKYPVISYDRAGMGWSDADDAPFDGQRNARDLHALLAAAGVSGPIVLIGHSLGGLLNRVYTALYPEQVVGLVMLDASHPDQFELFHALPEAPLAAERDKRARFQAGGPPPPEFAPVQAIFADMPHVLQQLAATYTPQALDTMKKELVSLPDVARQAGASPDLGARPLSVLWAGVLQKLPPGTEGAAAVQQRWPEYQQAHAALSTRGRLNVVEGAEHMTLVLLPPFVSRVAEEVDQVMAQLEGA; encoded by the coding sequence ATGCCCGCGCCCGGCGAGCTCTATACCGTGGGCGGCCGCAAGATGCACCTGCAGCGCAGCGGCCCCGCGCCGGCCAGCGCCACGCAGCCCACGCTTGTGATCGAAGCCGGCGGTGGCTGCGCCTCGCCGCTCTATGCACGCCTGCAGAAAGCGCTGGCGGCCAAGTACCCGGTGATCAGCTATGACCGCGCGGGCATGGGCTGGAGCGATGCCGACGATGCGCCCTTCGATGGGCAGCGCAACGCGCGCGACCTGCATGCGCTGCTGGCCGCCGCCGGCGTGAGCGGCCCGATCGTGCTGATCGGCCATTCGCTCGGTGGTTTGCTGAACCGCGTCTATACCGCTCTGTATCCAGAGCAAGTGGTGGGGCTCGTCATGCTTGACGCCAGCCACCCGGACCAGTTCGAGCTGTTCCACGCGTTGCCAGAGGCGCCGCTTGCCGCAGAGCGCGACAAGCGCGCCAGGTTCCAGGCTGGCGGCCCACCGCCGCCGGAATTTGCGCCGGTGCAGGCCATCTTTGCCGACATGCCCCATGTCTTGCAGCAACTGGCCGCGACCTACACGCCGCAAGCCCTCGACACGATGAAGAAGGAGCTGGTGAGCCTTCCAGACGTGGCCCGGCAGGCCGGTGCGTCACCCGATCTGGGGGCGCGTCCGCTGTCGGTGCTGTGGGCAGGGGTGCTGCAGAAGCTGCCGCCTGGCACCGAGGGCGCTGCCGCGGTGCAGCAGCGCTGGCCCGAGTACCAGCAGGCGCATGCGGCGCTGTCGACGCGAGGCCGCCTGAACGTGGTCGAAGGCGCCGAGCACATGACCCTGGTGCTGTTGCCGCCCTTCGTGAGCCGCGTGGCCGAAGAGGTCGACCAGGTGATGGCCCAGCTCGAAGGCGCTTGA
- a CDS encoding serine hydrolase domain-containing protein — translation MSESTPTPVAQVPAGLAAIDALLAPLNRSDAPGLVIGVAQNGKLLYRRAFGMASLELGVALTPTTRMRIASTSKQFTAFAVLLLAEDGLLDIDDMAQKHLPELPQLSANGPTLRQLMTHTSGWRGHDELWAIAHGLTFHAAGPGLPAMARQSELNFEPGTQMVYSNGGYHLLAKIIERVSGQSFNAFLKARVFGPLGMPDTESVDTDLEVHARLAGLYMPALGGGWKRGLYPCELDGGGSLISTVDDMLRWLEHLRSSERAVGSAETWALLSAPTTLSSGATVSYGCGQARHPYRGVEIIHHAGAVLGASSQMLTVPGHGLDIIIMANGAPVSPSALSIKLVELLLADKLPEPQDERPKAAAYPALLGQRYHAPTTGSVVSFADVGGKLAMSWQGSANLVMHEDESRLWLGLQDLPTNDLEIDVSDVVDAEKAPHAFTLREGGNPRRFELLPDVPPDAASLATQLCGSYRSADLDASAQMELVDGNLLLTVQGRYGHQAAALKILSDDVMVLTSTDPVLAQLGRSILNVERNAGQVVGLRLDTLRTRRIHLVRQEASA, via the coding sequence ATGTCTGAATCCACTCCCACCCCGGTTGCCCAGGTGCCGGCCGGACTTGCCGCGATCGATGCCTTGCTGGCGCCCCTCAACCGCAGCGATGCGCCCGGTCTGGTGATCGGCGTCGCGCAAAACGGCAAGCTGCTGTATCGCCGTGCCTTTGGCATGGCCAGCCTGGAGCTGGGCGTGGCCCTTACGCCAACCACCCGCATGCGCATCGCTTCGACCAGCAAGCAGTTCACGGCATTTGCCGTGCTGTTGCTGGCCGAGGACGGCCTGCTCGACATCGACGACATGGCGCAAAAGCACCTGCCCGAGCTGCCGCAGCTGAGCGCCAACGGCCCCACGCTACGTCAGTTGATGACCCACACCAGTGGCTGGCGTGGCCATGACGAGCTGTGGGCCATCGCGCACGGGCTGACCTTTCATGCGGCGGGGCCGGGGCTGCCGGCGATGGCCCGCCAGAGCGAGCTGAACTTCGAGCCCGGCACGCAGATGGTCTACAGCAATGGCGGCTACCACCTGCTGGCGAAGATCATCGAGCGCGTCAGCGGGCAGAGCTTCAACGCCTTCCTGAAGGCGCGCGTATTCGGCCCCTTGGGCATGCCCGACACCGAATCGGTAGACACCGATCTGGAGGTACACGCCCGCCTTGCCGGCCTCTACATGCCGGCGCTTGGCGGCGGATGGAAGCGTGGCCTCTACCCCTGCGAACTCGACGGCGGCGGCTCGCTGATCTCGACGGTGGACGACATGCTGCGCTGGCTCGAACACCTGCGCAGCAGCGAAAGAGCCGTGGGCAGCGCCGAGACCTGGGCGCTGTTGTCGGCACCGACCACGCTGTCTTCTGGCGCCACGGTGAGCTATGGCTGCGGGCAGGCCCGGCATCCCTACCGCGGGGTGGAAATCATCCACCACGCGGGCGCCGTGCTTGGCGCATCGTCGCAGATGCTCACCGTGCCTGGCCATGGCCTGGACATCATCATCATGGCGAACGGGGCGCCGGTATCGCCAAGCGCGCTGTCGATCAAGCTGGTCGAGCTGCTGCTGGCCGACAAGCTGCCCGAACCCCAGGACGAGCGTCCAAAAGCTGCGGCGTACCCTGCGCTGCTTGGCCAGCGCTACCACGCACCGACCACCGGCAGCGTGGTCAGCTTTGCCGACGTCGGCGGCAAGCTGGCCATGTCCTGGCAGGGTTCTGCCAACCTGGTCATGCACGAGGACGAAAGCCGCTTGTGGCTGGGCCTGCAGGACCTGCCCACCAATGACCTGGAAATCGATGTGTCCGATGTGGTGGATGCAGAGAAAGCGCCCCACGCCTTTACCCTGCGCGAGGGCGGGAACCCGCGCCGCTTCGAGCTGCTGCCCGATGTGCCGCCCGACGCCGCCTCGCTGGCAACGCAGCTGTGCGGCAGCTATCGCAGCGCAGACCTTGACGCCAGCGCGCAGATGGAGCTGGTAGACGGCAACTTGCTGTTGACCGTGCAGGGCCGCTACGGCCACCAGGCCGCAGCACTGAAGATCCTCTCGGACGACGTCATGGTGCTTACCTCGACCGACCCGGTGCTGGCCCAACTGGGCAGATCGATCCTCAACGTCGAGCGCAATGCGGGCCAGGTCGTGGGCCTGCGCCTGGACACCTTGCGCACCCGCCGCATCCACCTTGTTCGCCAAGAGGCCAGCGCATGA